In Merismopedia glauca CCAP 1448/3, the genomic stretch ATGCCCCTCTGCTCCGATGCCCCTCTGCTCCGATGCTCCGATACTCCCTTTCTTCCTTCTTCCTTCTTCCTTCTTCCTTCCATTTGACAGAGATCTAGTAGAGTGCTGATTCCACTGACACGCGATAAATTCGACCAGTTGATGCCCCTGTTAGCTACAGGTCCGCAGTATAGCTATTATTCAGGCAAATTTGCCGATGTTTTGAATCGATTGCTAATTTCTATCGTCTGGGTTCTGATAGTAGCCTTTCTCTTGTCAATTTTCTTGGGGAACAACTTGGTCACCTTTTGTTTGGGAGCGATCGGCGGACTATACTTTTTATGGGCACCAATCTATTTTGCCAGTTTACGCAACTTCTCTTGTCGTCGTCATCGCTATTCTGGTTTTTGGCAAGGTGAAGTGTTAGATTTGTACATCTCGGAAGAGTTAGTCGGAACCGAACAAACTGTTAATAAAAAAGGACAGCTAGTTGTCGTCGAAAATAGACAGCGACGTTTAAATCTAGAAATAGGCGACGAAACTGGATTTACGACTGAGTTACAAGTTCCCTTACAGCGAGAACATAAGCTAATTAGACCAGGGGAAATTGCTCAAATGTTAGTTATGTCAGATCGTGCCGATCTGGGCAGAATCGCCAAAATTTCTGATATATATATTCCTAGAGAAAATATTTGGGTCAGCGATTATCCTTATGTAAGACGAGATGTATTTGCCGAAGTGAG encodes the following:
- a CDS encoding phosphate ABC transporter permease, whose protein sequence is MLIPLTRDKFDQLMPLLATGPQYSYYSGKFADVLNRLLISIVWVLIVAFLLSIFLGNNLVTFCLGAIGGLYFLWAPIYFASLRNFSCRRHRYSGFWQGEVLDLYISEELVGTEQTVNKKGQLVVVENRQRRLNLEIGDETGFTTELQVPLQREHKLIRPGEIAQMLVMSDRADLGRIAKISDIYIPRENIWVSDYPYVRRDVFAEVSDRLNRRRGNRSNKRRPPRY